From one Salinibacterium hongtaonis genomic stretch:
- the nadD gene encoding nicotinate-nucleotide adenylyltransferase: protein MTAVDPDLRRPRVGIMGGTFDPIHNGHLVAASEVAQHFNLSEVIFVPTGQPYQKPGATASEHRYLMTVVATASNPSFTVSRVDIDRDRPTYTIDTLRDLRAARPDAELFFITGADAIAQIFDWKDVDELFELAHFVAVSRPGHTLTISGLPEQDVSLLEVPALAISSTDCRSRVGRGFPVWYLVPDGVVQYIAKHHLYRS from the coding sequence ATGACCGCGGTCGATCCCGACCTCAGGCGTCCCCGCGTCGGGATCATGGGTGGCACGTTTGACCCGATCCACAACGGGCACCTCGTTGCAGCCAGCGAAGTTGCGCAGCACTTCAACCTGTCTGAGGTCATCTTCGTGCCAACCGGGCAGCCGTATCAAAAGCCGGGTGCGACCGCGAGCGAGCACCGCTACCTCATGACGGTGGTCGCTACCGCGTCGAACCCCTCCTTCACGGTTAGCCGCGTCGATATCGACCGAGACCGGCCGACCTACACGATCGACACTCTGCGGGACCTCCGGGCAGCGCGCCCGGATGCGGAGCTGTTCTTCATCACGGGCGCCGATGCCATAGCCCAGATTTTCGACTGGAAAGACGTGGACGAGCTTTTTGAGCTTGCCCACTTCGTGGCAGTCTCACGGCCAGGTCACACCCTCACTATTTCCGGATTGCCCGAGCAGGACGTAAGCTTGCTCGAAGTGCCTGCATTGGCAATCTCGTCGACGGATTGTCGCAGCCGGGTGGGTCGGGGGTTCCCGGTTTGGTATTTGGTTCCCGACGGAGTAGTTCAATACATCGCCAAACACCATCTGTATCGGAGTTAG
- a CDS encoding glutamate-5-semialdehyde dehydrogenase → MTEQSVVAPTITDKLVASREASRHLATATAQVKNAALEAIAAAVLSGAERILAANELDVANGRESGMSEGLQDRLRLTDARLQGLADAVRDVAALVDPVGQVVRGSTLPNGIHLTQVRVPFGVVGAIYEARPNVTIDIASLALKSGNAVVLRGGSAAQNSNGVLVELIQEAIVSVGLPAELVQTIDEFGREGAKDLMRARGLVDVLIPRGSASLIQTVVTEAKVPVIETGAGVVHVFLDASADLDTAVAIVHNAKTHRPSVCNALETLLVHADSAERLLPPVLARLRDSGVTIHGDERTAAIVADVVPATEDDWATEYMSLDLAVRVVDDIDAAMDHIRRYSTHHTESIITQDLTSSERFLAEVDSAVVMVNASTRFTDGGEFGFGAEVGISTQKLHARGPMGLPELTSTKWIVRGSGQVRS, encoded by the coding sequence ATGACTGAGCAGAGCGTGGTTGCGCCTACCATCACCGACAAGCTGGTTGCCTCTCGTGAGGCGTCTCGGCATCTGGCGACGGCTACGGCGCAGGTCAAGAACGCTGCCCTCGAAGCCATTGCCGCCGCGGTGCTCTCGGGCGCAGAGCGAATCCTCGCCGCCAATGAACTCGACGTGGCTAACGGCCGCGAAAGCGGCATGAGCGAGGGACTCCAAGACCGCCTACGGCTCACCGACGCTCGTTTGCAAGGGCTGGCGGATGCTGTGCGCGACGTCGCTGCCCTGGTCGACCCGGTCGGCCAGGTTGTGCGCGGGTCGACCCTGCCCAACGGCATCCACCTCACCCAGGTGCGAGTTCCTTTCGGCGTGGTGGGCGCCATCTACGAAGCCCGGCCCAATGTCACGATCGACATCGCATCCCTTGCTCTCAAGAGCGGAAACGCGGTTGTGCTGCGGGGCGGCAGTGCGGCGCAGAATTCCAATGGTGTGCTGGTCGAGCTCATTCAGGAGGCGATCGTTTCGGTGGGCCTGCCTGCCGAGCTCGTCCAAACGATCGATGAGTTCGGTCGTGAAGGGGCGAAGGACCTCATGAGGGCGCGCGGGCTGGTCGACGTGTTGATTCCGCGGGGGAGTGCCAGCCTCATCCAGACGGTTGTCACAGAAGCCAAGGTTCCCGTGATCGAAACCGGCGCCGGAGTCGTCCACGTGTTTCTCGACGCCTCGGCAGACCTCGACACTGCGGTCGCCATTGTTCACAACGCCAAGACCCACCGGCCGAGCGTGTGTAATGCCCTCGAAACGCTTCTCGTGCACGCCGATTCTGCCGAGCGGCTTCTGCCGCCCGTTCTGGCCCGGCTCCGCGATTCCGGCGTCACGATTCACGGCGACGAACGAACCGCCGCAATCGTTGCCGATGTTGTGCCGGCGACAGAAGACGACTGGGCTACCGAATACATGAGCCTTGATCTTGCTGTGCGCGTAGTCGACGACATTGATGCCGCGATGGATCACATCCGCCGCTATTCAACTCACCACACAGAGTCGATCATCACGCAGGATCTGACCAGCAGTGAGCGGTTTCTCGCTGAGGTGGATTCAGCGGTCGTCATGGTGAATGCGTCAACTCGCTTTACCGACGGGGGAGAGTTCGGCTTCGGCGCCGAAGTAGGAATCTCCACTCAGAAGCTTCACGCGCGCGGCCCGATGGGGTTGCCAGAACTCACCAGCACCAAGTGGATCGTGCGCGGTTCTGGCCAAGTGCGCAGCTAG
- the proB gene encoding glutamate 5-kinase — protein sequence MTAHPSTSSIPTLSLVSARRDIPNARRVVVKVGSSSISGENAGQVNHLIDALAEAHSRGTQIVLVSSGAIATGLPFLKLDGRPTDLATKQAAAAVGQNVLVFRYQESLRRYGIVAGQVLLTAGDLELAENRANARRAMERLLDLRILPIVNENDTVATEEIRFGDNDSLAARVARLINADLLVLLSDVESLYTKPPSEHGAEAIHDVAFGDPLSSIEFGGIGEAGVGTGGARTKVAAARLAAGAGTPVLLTATGLVHEALRGADIGTWFAAGPPEK from the coding sequence ACCCCTCCACCAGCAGCATTCCGACTCTGAGCCTCGTCTCCGCACGTCGGGATATCCCGAATGCACGTCGGGTCGTTGTCAAGGTGGGGTCCTCGTCTATCAGCGGCGAGAACGCCGGTCAGGTCAACCATTTGATCGACGCTCTCGCCGAAGCGCACTCCCGGGGAACCCAGATCGTTCTGGTGTCGTCGGGGGCGATTGCGACGGGGCTGCCGTTTCTCAAGCTCGATGGGCGCCCGACCGATCTCGCGACCAAGCAGGCTGCCGCTGCCGTCGGCCAAAACGTGCTCGTCTTTCGGTACCAGGAGAGCCTGCGCCGCTACGGCATCGTGGCTGGCCAGGTTCTGCTCACCGCGGGCGACCTTGAGCTCGCCGAAAACCGCGCGAATGCTCGACGAGCGATGGAGCGTCTGCTTGACCTGAGGATTCTGCCGATCGTCAACGAAAACGACACCGTTGCCACAGAGGAGATTCGGTTCGGTGACAACGACTCGTTGGCCGCGCGAGTCGCTCGACTCATCAACGCCGACCTGCTTGTGCTGCTCTCCGATGTCGAAAGCCTCTACACGAAGCCGCCGTCGGAGCACGGAGCGGAGGCCATCCACGATGTGGCCTTCGGAGATCCGTTGAGCTCGATTGAGTTCGGCGGAATCGGGGAGGCTGGCGTTGGAACGGGGGGCGCCCGCACCAAAGTTGCCGCCGCGCGGCTTGCCGCTGGCGCCGGAACTCCCGTTTTGCTCACGGCGACGGGCCTCGTGCACGAGGCGCTGAGAGGCGCCGACATCGGAACGTGGTTCGCAGCGGGTCCGCCCGAAAAGTAG